Below is a genomic region from Deinococcus misasensis DSM 22328.
ACGTTTCGCTGTTGCGCTTCGACAGAAAGGATGTCGTAGAGGTCGGATCTGACACCAATGGGTCTGGTTTTCATGACGGCATGTCCTCCAGAGATGGATTGACAGAGGGGCTTGAAGGGTCTTCAGAAGCAGGAAAAACCCGAGTTGGATTTCTGAGCTGGTGAATGGCCATGCGGGTGTGGCAGGACAGCCCTTTGGCTGTGCGTGCACGGTGAAACCAGATGGCGTCAAAGATGTAAAGGTGCACCAGAGCCCCAACCACTTCATCCGGGGTGGCTTGAAGTTTGTCGCAGAAGGCTTGAAATGCTTCTGCCCGCTCTGGATCGGTGAACTGAAGTTGGATGTTCATGCTTGTGCCTTTGGGGTGGGTCCAACGCGGAATTGCGGGGTGTTGCGAAGCTCATCCCAGAACTTCGAGCGTTTCCAGTCGTCCATCAGGCGTGCCCCTGCCGTTTTGCGGACAGCGTTTTCCTTCAAGGCAATTTCTGCCCTCTGGATCGAGGCTTGCAGGTAAGCCAACTGGTCAATGCCCCGGTCCAGCATCCTGAGGGTTTGCCAGAGCACCTTCCGGTAAAGGTTGATGGACCTGTGGTCTTTCAGGCGGGCAGCAATGCCCTGGGCGAGCAAATCCACCAGCACGCCACGGTTCTTTTTGGGGGCTTCCCGAAGGGTTGGGAGGTCAAAAACGTCCAGAACGGCATCCGGCCCATTTTGGAGAGTCATGTGTAACGCATCAGGGTTCAGTTTGGAAGGGGGTAACGTCCAAGTATTGATAAGTAGTTGGGCATTTAAGACCTCTTCCGATTTATATGACTCTCCATTCAGTGTTTTGAACGCGGTTTTTCCAGTCTTCACATCTGCATTGAGGTCACGCCATTCATGCTGCAACTCTTCAATGCTGATGCGGGGGGTGATGTGGGTGTGTCTTGGATTCAACTTGATGCAGAAGATGGAACCCGTTTTGCGGGCCAGCCCGCGCAAGTCCCCTGTCTTTCCCTTCACCGCCATCAGCCGGAGGCTTCTGAGCCGTTTTAACGCAACGTAGAAGGTGCTCTTCTTGTACCCCGCGAACTCCATGACCAGTTCCGCAGGCATGTGGAAGGTGACGGTGGTGACAGCCTTGCTCAGCCCTCTGGCTCTGGCGTAGTGGATGGCCAGCTCCAGAGCCGCCTGATAAATGGCATCCTCTGCTTTGCTGAGCTTCAGGCCCAAGTATTCCGGGCAGTCCAGCAGTCGGCGGATCCACTCTTTCGCCCCAAGGCGCATTTCTGGAGGGCTGGAACGCACTTCATCCCGACCTGGCAAGACCTGCTGGTAATCCTGTGTGATCCCTTGCAATTCCAAATCGGCTTTTTTTGTTTCTGGTGCGGTCTCTGGGACACTCTGGACATCGGATAGAAGAAAGGGCAAGGTTTTGCCCTTCTTCTGGTGACGGGTCAGAAATTGCAGCGTCTGCGCGTCAAGCATGCAGCCACCTCTGGAAGCGGACCAGAGCCCTGCCATGCAAACGCATGAGGCCAGAGAGGATCTGGCCACCACGCTTCACCACAACAGGATCATGCTGGAAGGGCTTGCACAGACGCACCACACTGACCTGAAGTTCTTGCAGGGCTTTCAGGTCGTGGTGTTCTGCGTAAATGGGACCGTTGCTTTCCGCCAGTCGAAGGTGCTCAAGGGTTTGGGAGCGGGTCAGCATGACAGATCAATCCCTCTGGTCCTGCAGCATGAACAGCACCACATGGGCTGGACCAGCACAGATGGACTTCACTTCTGCGTGGTGTTCTTCCAGAAAGCGGTTCATGGTACTGAAATTGGCCTTGCTGACAAAAAGCCTGACATCCAGCGCCTGCACACAGAATTCCCTGCCACTTGCCAGAGGATGCACGGTCTGTCTGGGATGCACCCCACACTGAAACAGCATCTGAACCACCGAACGGGCAAAAGGGGAGAGGGCTTCAAACGTGGCTCTGGTGTCTCCTGCTGGTGCATCGCTGCCGATGGGGGCATCCAGGGCTTGATCAAAAGCAGAAGGAGGCATCAAATCACCTCTTCTGTGGAAGCCCACTGGACCAGCACCGCACGCTTGAACAGGATCTTGCCGGCCCCTTCTTCGTTGCGGACCACACCGGGCAGGCTTCCAGCGTTGGCCATGCCACGCACACGGGCTTCACTGATGCCCAGAAGCTCTGCGGCTTCCTCTACGGTGATCAGCAGTTTGCCCTCTGGCACCTGCACCGAATCTTTGACGGCTTTCGTGATGCTCTGGACCAATTGCTGGACCAGAAGGCTGTTGGCTGGGATTCCGAGGTATAAGACTTCGCTGCTCTCACTCATGTGCAGTTCCCTTCTTTTGTTCTAAATTTTTTAGAGGAATTTCAAGGTAAGCAAAAACCTTCCGTAGGATGGGTTTTCGAGGGGTGTTTGCCCCGCGTTCCCAAGTCGAAATTGTTTCTGGTGCTACTCCTATGGCCTCGGCAAGCTCTTTTTGAGTCAACAATTTAGCCTCCCGAGCTTCCCGTATAAGGTCGCTAAGGTTGTCCATGCTAAGAATATTAGAGTAAAATCGAGGCGTAATCAAGCACAGATCTAAAAATATTAGAGACTTATGCTAATAAAACTAGAGATACGTTTATGATTCCTATAATGAGCCCGAAACTAAGCGACAGTACAGCAGAAGAGATGTTGCGCCAGCGGATGAGGGAAAATGACCTGGATCAGCTTGGGGTAGCTCGTGTGGCTGGCAAGTCCCGCACTTGGGTTGGTAACCAACTGTTCGCTAACCCTCTTAAGACGCTCTGGACGATGTATCTTTCAGAACCCCAGACCCTTAGAGCGCTTTCAAAAGCTTTTGGATATGAAAATGAATACACCTTATTGATTGCGCTAGGCTTGTTCGATACAGAGACAATTACCAATTTGGCACAGCATATAGATGTGTCCCGTACAGCTGCGTTCCCATTGAACCCCAATGCAGAACCAGCAAGCCTTACTGTCAAAATTCCCATTTATGGCACAGTCGGCGCTGGCCTGAAAAAGATCCATGCCCACGACCACCCTTCAGAATTCGTGGAATTCGACATGCGGGAACTGCCCAAAGCTGTGGATGTGGCCAAGCTTTTCATTCTGGTCGTCAATGGAGACAGCATGTCTGATGAGTTCGTGACCCGCCAGATTCCACACGGCAGCAAGATTCTGGTGGAAAGTGACGCCATCCCAACGGACGGGAAAATCGTGGTGGCCTGGATTCCACAGCTGGAAACCGGAGTGGTCAAACAATACTTCTCCAAAGGGGAAGACACCCTTCTCAGGTCTTACAAGGTGGGTGGGCCAACCTTCTGGGCCTCCCAGTACCCGGATATGGTGCTGGAAGGCGTGGTGCGGAGGGTGATCTGGGAGCCGTAATAAGAATAAACCCTTATACATCTTACTCTATAATTATTTTTGAAAAAATCGTAAGATTAAGAAAAGGGCGAGAAAAAAAGTCTTGGTGTGCGAGTTGTCGCTGTGATAAATAATTTTCTAATGTAGTTTATGCCTAATTTAAAATTGTCTTTTGAGTACTTGGAGGTTAAGACATGGCAGAAATAAGCAAAAACTTCGAAGTCGATGCTAGGATGATACCACTTTTGGGTGATCATTTAATAAAAGATCCAAGTCTTGCTGTATTTGAGCTTATTAAAAATGCTTATGATGCTGATGCGGCGACTGTTTATGTAGATTTTATTGATTTTGATGATCCAAATAAGGCAAGAATTATTATATCTGATGATGGAACTGGAATGAATTTAGAAACTATAAATAATGTTTGGCTCAAATTGGGTATTAACCATAAAATGAAATCTCTATTATCAAATACTAGAACCACAAAATACCATAGACTTCCTTTAGGTGGTAAGGGAATAGGTAGATTTTCCGTTCACAAGCTTGGAAGGAAAATTACTTTGCATACGAAATCTGAAAATGATCCTGAAATTTCCCTAAAGATTAACTGGGAAGAATTCAATAGAGATGTAGCTTTACATGACATACCTGTTGTAATAGAAACAGATTTAAAATATCAATTTGCTCCGGATCAAACTGGAACATTTATAGAAATAAGTTCACTTCGAGATGAATGGTCTGTGGGCCAAATTAAAAATCTGCACAATTCCATCGCTTCAATAATCTCTCCTTTTAAAAATAAGTCTGATTTTAATATATATTTCAACATTGATCCTATGCCAGAGGGATATGTTCCACCTCTCGGACTAGAGAGTATAAGGGAATTTGCCTTATTCCACATTAGAGGAGTCTGTAATGAGATAAATAATAGGATAAAATACGTTTATGAATATAAATTCCAACCATATAAAAATATGCTCAATAAGATTAGTCCCCGTTATGCTGTGAGTGAATATATGGATATAAAAGTCAAAAAAGGTGAGCAAATACCTGATACATTGAAGGGTATTGGAAAATTTGAATTCGAGTTCATGATTTTCGATAGAGATAATTATGTAATTAAGCTTTATAATGGTAATAAAAAAGATCTAAAAGATTATTTAGATCAAAACGGCGGTGTGAGAGTCTATAGGGATGGTATAAGAATTTTCAATTATGGCGAAAAAGGTGTTGACTGGCTTTCGCTCGATGTTAATAGAGTTAATTCGCCAACAAAAAGGATTAGCAATAATATAATTTTGGGTTCTATAAACCTGAGATACCCCGATAGTGAAGGCCTGATTGAAAAAACTAATAGAGAGGGTTTCATTGAAAATGAAAAGTATGATGCGTTTACTAAAATTGTTGCTAGTATAATCAGTGATATCACATTAGAGAGAAATAAAGATAAAGATAAAATTAGGATGTATTATAAAACCAGTAAGATCAATAAGAACCAAGAAGATCTATCCAGCGAATTTAAAGAGCTTAGAGAAATGATAAATAGTGGCGAATCTAAAGAGGCTATAGATCAGCATATAAAATATATGGAATTTAAATATAATGAATTTAAAAGTAGTATTACCAGTGCCGCTCAAATTGGTGCTGGATTATCATTAGTAATACATGAAGTAGAGAAGGGTATATCTTCGATCAGGCAACTTTTCGAGGAGCAGTACGATTATGAAATTATTAGAGAAAAGGTTTATGATATTTCCAAAATAGTAGATAATTTGTCTGGATTTATAAGAAATGATAATAAAAAGAAGGAAAAATTAAAAAAAATAGTTGACCAGTCAATTTTTAATTTGCAAATTCGAATGAAGAGGCATGGTATTAAATTAAGCAAGGTATATGACGAAAACATATCTGGAATTGAAATTGATGCTTTTAGAATGTTGATGATATCTATTACAAATATAATAGAAAATGCCGTATGGTGGACATCAAGATATTCTGAAGATAAAATGATTTATATTGAAATAACAGATAGAATTAATGGAAATCCAATGATAATTATTGCTGATTCTGGCCCAGGATTTATTGATGAGGAGGAATACTTGATCCGCCCATTTTTTACTAGAAAGCCTGATGGCATGGGGCTAGGTTTGTTCTTGGCAAATGAAGTTATGGAAGGAAGAAGAGGAGCTCTTAGATTTTCTGACAGTAGAGAAGTTCAAATACCTGAGATTTATAAGGGAGCAGTCGTAATTCTTGACTTGGGGGAACATAATGCTTGAGTACTTTCGCGAAAGTAAAGTTGTCTTGATAGATGATTCTAGAGATCAAGTTGAAAATATAATAAAATTTCTTAGTTTAAAAGGCATAGCTTGCAATTATATAGAAAATTACTCGGATTTAGAAATTAAATTTAGTGGAGTACGTTTTTTAATTCTAGATTTATATTTAAGCACTATTCAGGATGGCTTTGATCCTCTTTTATCATCTCTAGATGTAATATTACCCGAAGATATTGGTCCAGTTGTTATTTTGATATTTAGTAATCATTCTGATGATATAGATAAATTTAAGATCGCTCTTAAGGAATACTTACCTAGATTAAAATACTATAAAATACGAGCTCTCGATAAGGAAAGAATCAACAGGAATCCTACTATTCTTGAGGAGGAAATGAATAATCTTATCAAAAGCGAAAGTATTTTTGATATACAATTAAACTGGGAAAGTGAAGTCGCAAAAGCTGTTCAGGGAGTAAGTAATAGATTGTATAGTAATGTTATAAAAGAACAGAATAGTGATAAAATGTTTGCAAAAATTGTATATCACTTTATGGGATCTAGAGGAAGTAAAGAAGATAACATTGAATTATATAGATCTATATTAAGATCTTTCACGCTATTAATAGGCGATGAGATAGACTGCTGTGATTATAATAATAACTTAGATACATTTATGAATAATGTTAAATTATTAATTAATGAATCTAAAGGTTATAGTATTGAAGAATCCGAAAAAGGCAAATTGAATTCATCAATCAATGTAATACAAGCTAAATCTATGAGTCATCAGTTTGGTAGTCTATACGTCTGCTCGGACTGGGATCCAAATATAATCAGTGAATATGAAAATGACTTAATTACTGATATATTCAAATTTGATAGTATTGATTCATACGATAAATACTGTTCTGATCAGGATGTTAATAAAAATGATATTATATCTGTGATCATGGATATTTCTCCCCCATGCGATCATGCACAAGATAAATTAAAACTGCATAAATTCGTCATGGGTATTCTTGTGAGCGAAGGAGCTTATGAAAAAATTAAATCAAAAATTAAAAAAGCTGATAGTATATTTAAGTGGATTAAAATTAGTATAAATGGTTCGGAAAAAATTAGAGAAGGCAATTATTATTTAATATTCAATCTTTCCTTCTCTTGCAGCTTTCATTTTTCTAAAGTAAGAGAAAAAAATCCAATATTACTTGTTAGAAACGAACCGGCTTTGCATATAAAAAATAAATACTTGTCTTACTTTTCTAGGGTGGGGGATGTGCAGTTTTAGATAAGTACTGATAATTTGGAGGTTTAACAACTCGAGTATGAATAAACGTGGTCACGGCGAAGGTACAATTGGCAAGCGTCCAGACGGCACTTATTACGCTTCCCTGATGGTGGGTTACCAGAAAGATGGGAAACCCTTGCGCAAGTGGGTCTATGGCAAGACCCGCAAAGAAGTGCAAGCCAAACTGGACCAGTTGAAGGAACTGAAAAAGCGTGGGGTCACCACAGACCTCACGCTGGCTGGCTTGATGGACAGGTGGCTGGACTTCAAAGCCTCGCAGGTCAGACCGGCCACGCTGGAATCTTACCGGATGCTTCTGGACCAGTATGTCAAACCAGAGATTGGTGACATCCGGCTGGACAAACTGACTGCTTTGAACTTGCAGGAGTTTTATTCAAAGCTGCCGTCTTTGTCTCAGCAGAAGAAGGGCAAGGAGCGCAAGCCTTTGTCTGCCCGGACGTGCAAGTACGTGCACACCCTGATCAAGGGCATTCTGGATCAGGCGGTCCGGTGGGATTTGCTCTGGCGGAACGTGGCCGACCAGGTGATGCCTCCAAAGGCAGAGAAGAAGGACGTGGAGTTCTGGGATGCAGAAGAGGCCATGCGCTTTCTGGAGGCCTGCAAGAGCCACCGTCTGTACCCTTTGTTTTACCTGGCGATCACCACGGGTTTGCGGCGTTCTGAGCTGTTGGGTGTCCGTTGGGAGGACATCGACTTTGCCAGAGGTTGGTTGAAGATCCGCCATGCGGTCAAGCAGGGCATGCGGGGTGTGCCCACAGAGGTCAGCAAGCCCAAGACCAGAGCAGGGGAGAGGACCATTGCTCTGGGTGAAGACATGCTGGATCTGCTCAGGCAGGTGCCCAGAGATCCCAGCGGTTGGGTGTTTGCTTCTGAAGCAGGAACCCCCATAGAGCCCCGCAACCTGAACCGGGTGTTTTACGACCTGATCCAGAAGGCAGGGGTGCGCAAGATCCGCTTGCATGACCTGAGGCATTCTTATGCTTCTCTGGCCATCCGCAGGGGCATTCCGGTGAAGACGCTGGCGGAGCGTTTGGGCCACACCGATGTTTCATTTACCCTGAACACATACGCCCATGTTTACGATGAACAGCGGCGTGCTGCAGGTTTGTCTCTGGCGGATCTGGTGCAGGAACCCGTACAACAATCTGTACAACAATCCCCACAAAAAACCGATGAAAACCCCGAAAAATCGGAGGAAACAAAATCAAAAAAACGTTTTTTTGGACAATGAATTACGTTATTTAACAAATTTCGGTTCAGGTTCTGCCCGAGCTTTTAATCACTGGGTCGTAGGTTCGAGCCCTACACAACCCACCACAGAAACCCCCGAGGATTCCTCGGGGGTTCTTGCTTTTGCAAATGTCAGGGCTTTTTGCTGTATCATCCTGCGTCCACTTCATCTGGTGAATCATCACACCCAGAGCCTTTGCCGTGTGCTACGCTCTTTTTATCCTTATGCCACGCCCTGTTGCCCTCCCTGAGCCCCTCAACCATTGGATCACCGAAGCTCAGGCGTGGACCTACCAGGAGCCGCAAAAAGCCCTGGACTTTGCACGTCAGGCAAGGGTGCTCCTGACCGAACAGGCCCCTCTGGACGTGCAACTGGAGGTTCGCAGGTGTTTTGTGAACTGCCTTTCCAGCGCAGGTGAAAACCACGAAGGCTTGCGTGAGGCGTGGGAACTGCTGGCTCTGGCTGTGGAAGCTGGAGACGTGCACACCGAAGCCACCGCCGATCAATTGATTGCCACCATGCTGTCCAGCATCGGGCAGTACGAGCAGAGCTTGCCTTACTTTCAGGAGGCCCGCAGGCTCAGTGAAAGTCTGGATGAGGAGCAGTTTGCCATTGCCACCCTGAATCTGGCAGACACCCTTGAGAAACTCGGGCGCATGACCGATGCCGAACACACCTACCAGAGCGTGCTGGATTTGCCTGCCCACCATCCACAGGTGCAGGTGGTGCAGTCTTATGCCCGTCTGAGTCTGGTGGATGTGCGGGTGCTGGAGTTTGAGATGGCGGTTTTGCCCGTGTCGGCTCTGGAGCCTGAAGTGCCGGTGCTCCGTCAGGTGGCTGAAGAGGCCAGAGGGGCCAGAGACCGGTTTCTGGAACTGTATGCCCACAGTCTGGCCACACGGTTGCTGATTCACCTGAACCGTTTGCCTGAGGCCGAAGCGCACTTTGCACAGTCCTGGGCCATTGCTCAGGAGTTGGATCAGCCCACGGCATGGGCCAGTGCTTACGAGGCCAGAGCCTTTCTGTACTGCCTGCAAGACGACCACACCGAAGCCATGCAGTCTTTTGAGGAAGCCGCAAGGCAACTGGAACAGGTGGGCACCAACGGGGAACTCCTGCAACTGCTCAATTCTTACGTGCGTTACCTGAGGTTCTGGAAGCAGCACGAGAAAGCTTTCGAGGTGCTCTGGAAGCTGCACACCCTGGACCGTTCCGTGCGAACCGAAGGGGTGATTTTGCAGGCCCAGATGGTGGCTTTGCAAGGCCAGATCGAGGTGGAACGCAAAGCCAACGAGTTGCATGTGCAGCACGTTCAGGAGCTGCAACACCTGCAAAAACAACTGCAAGAGCAGAACAAGCTGCTGGAAAAACTGTCCCGAGAAGATGAACTGACTGGGGTTTTCAACCGAAGGCATGCCGTTCACTTGCTCCGTGAAATGGGTGCCAGCACCGGGTGTGCCCTGCTGCTTTTCGATGTGGACCACTTCAAGAAGGTCAATGACCTTTTTGGCCACAGCATGGGGGATGCGGTTCTGAAGGGCATCGCAGACATTGTGCGCCTGCACCTGCAAGAAGGGGATGTGTTTGGCCGGTTGGGTGGCGAAGAGTTTGTGGTGGCCCTGCACACCCCGTGCCTGATTCAAGCAGAGCAACTGGCTTGGAGGCTGTGCAAGGCGGTGTCCGAATCCAGATGGCCCGGCATGGGAGACCGCAATGTCACCCTCAGCATTGGGGTGACCCTGTTCACCTCTGGAACGCTGGAGACTGCCCTCCACATTGCCGATGAAGCCCTCTATGAAGCCAAAGGACAGGGCCGCAACGGTGTGGTGACAAGGCCTGCCAGAGTCTGAGGTCTTCCTGACAAAATGCATTTCCATCCCTGCGCGGCTTGGTATAAGCTGGACGCATGGGTCTGAACAAGAGATGGCTGCTCGGGGTGCTGCTGGTGCTGACCTCCTCGGTGGGGTGTGCCAGAGATGTGCCTGCTGTGAAACTGTCACAGCTTCCCAGAGAAGTCCAGAACACCTATCAACTGATCCTCAAGGGTGGCCCTTTTCCTTACCGCAAAGACGGTTCGGTGTTTCAGAACCGTGAGAAAAGATTGCCGATCCAGCCTGCCAATTACTACCGTGAGTACACCGTGCCCACACCCGGCGAAACCGACCGGGGTGCCCGGCGCATCGTCTGTGGCCCAAAGCTGGACTGCTTTTACACCAGCGACCACTACCGTTCATTCCGGAGGATCCTCAAATGACCGACCTCAGCCTGAACACCCTGGAAGATTGCGGCATCCTGCCCCTCCACACCGATGAAGCGACCCTGCGCACGGAAGCCCTGCAAGAAGGTTATGCCTTCATGTGCGTGGATCTGGGCATCGTCACCGAAAAACAGGATCTGCTGTATGCCTTTGCCTCAGATCTGGAATTCCCAGAGTACTTCGGACAGAACTGGGATGCCCTTTCTGATTGCCTGATGGACCTGTCGTGGCGTGAAGCCGAGGGTTACGTGCTGGTGCTGGAAGGCACCCACCACCTTGAGGAAGCCCTCGGGGAAGATTACGACATCCTGATGGAAATTCTGGAGGAAACCATCAAGTTCTGGCAGGAGCAGGACACGCCGTTCTGGGTGTTTTTGACCTGAGGGTTTACAGGCCGAGGGCCAAGGGCAGAAAGCAGAAGGCTCTGCCGAGAGCCGAGGGCAAAAACAGCCAAGGTAGAACAACTGTTACCACCTACGTAGGGGCGAGGCATGCCTCGCCCGTTTTTCTTCCTCAAAACACTTGAACATAATGTTCAACTGTTGGAAAAGGATCATAGAAATGGTGCAGCAAGGCTTTCCACTGTTGATACTCTGGACTGCCCCTGAAACCCACCGTGTGGTCTTCCAGAGTCTCCCAGCGCACCAGCAAAACATACTGGCTGTCCTGCTCCAGACATTTCTGCAACCCGTGGGAGAGGTACCCTTTCATGCCCGAGATGATGCTCTGGGCCTGTTCAAAAGCCTGCTCGAATTCAGACTGTTTGCCGGGAATCACGTTCAGAATGGCCACTTCAAGGATCATGGGGTGATTTTAAAGGGTTTGATGGACAGCTGTGAGGAGAAGTCTGGGCCTGGGAGGGTTTACAGTCAACAGTTCACGGTAGACAGCAAGCATGTTCTTCAAACACATGGCACAGGTCATGTGGGTGTGTTTTAAAAAACATGTCCATTGCGTGCGGGAGCAACCATTCTCGCTGTCTTGCCCTGAAAACGTGCTTGCGGGGCGGCCCGCGTCGCACTGGGCGCTGTGAACTGTCCACTGTAGACTGTAAACTTCTGGCAGCATCAAAAAAGCGCGGAATGTTCCGCGCTTCTTGTTGGCTTTTGAAGGCTGAAACCTGACCGCTTTTACAGGCTTTCTGCGGCGTCGGTGGCCACTTTGGTTTTGCCCATTCCGGCCACAATCTGGTTGATCACGCGGATCCATGCCCGGGCAGAAGATTCCACCACGTCAGTGGCAACGCTCTGGCCGGTGATGTGCATGTTCTGGTAGCGGGCAGTGATGGACACCTCTCCCAGAGCTTCAGAACCACGGGTGACGGCCTGAATGCGGTAGGTGTCCAGCTCTGGGGTGATGCCGGTGATCTGGTTGATGGCACTGAAGGCGGCGGCCACAGGTCCATCTCCGTGAGCGGTGGCTTCCACGATGCCCTCTGGCGTAGAGAGGCGCACGAAGGCCACAGGGGTGATGTTCAGGCCCGAGGTGATCTGGAAGCCTTGAAGGGTGAAAGTCTGGGGAACGTCGGTGCGGGCCTCGACCAGTGCGCGCAGGTCATCGGCGTAAATCTGGCCTTTGCGGTCTGCGAGTTCTTTGAAGCGGGCAAACAGGGCATTGATCTTCTCGTCAGTGAAGGTGTATCCGAGGTCAGAGAGGGCTTTTCTGAACGCGGCGCGGCCCGAGTGCTTGCCCATCACCATCACGGCGGCTTCGCGGCCCACCAGTTCGGCGTTCATGATTTCGTAGGTGTCTTTGTGCTTGAGGACCCCGTCCTGGTGGATGCCAGACTCGTGTGCAAAAGCATTGTCTCCGACGATGGCCTTGTTGGGCTGCACGGGCATTCCGGTGAGGCGGGACACCAGACGGGAAGCGCGGTACAGTTCGCGGGTGTTGATTTTGGTCTCGGCGTGGTACCAGTCTTTGCGGGTGTGGATCGCCATCACCACTTCTTCCAGAGAGGTGTTTCCAGCCCGTTCACCGATGCCGTTGATGGTGCACTCGATCTGGGTGGCTCCGTTTTCCACAGCAGCAAGGCTGAGGGCGGTGGCCATGCCAAGGTCATCGTGGCAGTGGGTGGAGATGGCCACGTTGCGTCCGGCCACCACATCGTCGTAAATGGTGCGGATGATGCGTCCGTATTCGTTGGGAGAACCGTAACCCACGGTGTCGGGGATGTTGATGGTGGTGGCTCCGGCTTCAATGGCCACGCGGTAAAGCTGGTACACGAACTCGGGGTCGGCGCGCATCACGTCCTGAGCGCTGAATTCCACATCGTCGGTGAATTGCAGGGCAAACTGGATCATCTCGTGGCTGAGTTCCAGAATTTGCTCGGGGGTTTTCTTGAGCATCTTCTCCAGGTGAATTTTGGATGCCGAGGTGAACACGTGGATGCGGCGCTTGTCGGCGGGCTCAAGGGCCATGGCTGCACGTTCGATGTCGGCTTTGTTGAGGCGGGCCAGAGAGCAGATCACCGGACCGTGCACCTCCTGAGCGATGCGCTGGATGCACTCAAAGTCGCCGGGGGAGGAGATGGCAAATCCCGCTTCGATGATGTCCACACCCAGACGGGCCAGCTGGTGGGCAATTTCAAGTTTTTGTGCGTGGTTGAGGGCCACGCCGGGGGATTGTTCGCCGTCACGGAGGGTGGT
It encodes:
- a CDS encoding LexA family protein, which encodes MSPKLSDSTAEEMLRQRMRENDLDQLGVARVAGKSRTWVGNQLFANPLKTLWTMYLSEPQTLRALSKAFGYENEYTLLIALGLFDTETITNLAQHIDVSRTAAFPLNPNAEPASLTVKIPIYGTVGAGLKKIHAHDHPSEFVEFDMRELPKAVDVAKLFILVVNGDSMSDEFVTRQIPHGSKILVESDAIPTDGKIVVAWIPQLETGVVKQYFSKGEDTLLRSYKVGGPTFWASQYPDMVLEGVVRRVIWEP
- a CDS encoding sensor histidine kinase; amino-acid sequence: MAEISKNFEVDARMIPLLGDHLIKDPSLAVFELIKNAYDADAATVYVDFIDFDDPNKARIIISDDGTGMNLETINNVWLKLGINHKMKSLLSNTRTTKYHRLPLGGKGIGRFSVHKLGRKITLHTKSENDPEISLKINWEEFNRDVALHDIPVVIETDLKYQFAPDQTGTFIEISSLRDEWSVGQIKNLHNSIASIISPFKNKSDFNIYFNIDPMPEGYVPPLGLESIREFALFHIRGVCNEINNRIKYVYEYKFQPYKNMLNKISPRYAVSEYMDIKVKKGEQIPDTLKGIGKFEFEFMIFDRDNYVIKLYNGNKKDLKDYLDQNGGVRVYRDGIRIFNYGEKGVDWLSLDVNRVNSPTKRISNNIILGSINLRYPDSEGLIEKTNREGFIENEKYDAFTKIVASIISDITLERNKDKDKIRMYYKTSKINKNQEDLSSEFKELREMINSGESKEAIDQHIKYMEFKYNEFKSSITSAAQIGAGLSLVIHEVEKGISSIRQLFEEQYDYEIIREKVYDISKIVDNLSGFIRNDNKKKEKLKKIVDQSIFNLQIRMKRHGIKLSKVYDENISGIEIDAFRMLMISITNIIENAVWWTSRYSEDKMIYIEITDRINGNPMIIIADSGPGFIDEEEYLIRPFFTRKPDGMGLGLFLANEVMEGRRGALRFSDSREVQIPEIYKGAVVILDLGEHNA
- a CDS encoding tetratricopeptide repeat-containing diguanylate cyclase, which encodes MPRPVALPEPLNHWITEAQAWTYQEPQKALDFARQARVLLTEQAPLDVQLEVRRCFVNCLSSAGENHEGLREAWELLALAVEAGDVHTEATADQLIATMLSSIGQYEQSLPYFQEARRLSESLDEEQFAIATLNLADTLEKLGRMTDAEHTYQSVLDLPAHHPQVQVVQSYARLSLVDVRVLEFEMAVLPVSALEPEVPVLRQVAEEARGARDRFLELYAHSLATRLLIHLNRLPEAEAHFAQSWAIAQELDQPTAWASAYEARAFLYCLQDDHTEAMQSFEEAARQLEQVGTNGELLQLLNSYVRYLRFWKQHEKAFEVLWKLHTLDRSVRTEGVILQAQMVALQGQIEVERKANELHVQHVQELQHLQKQLQEQNKLLEKLSREDELTGVFNRRHAVHLLREMGASTGCALLLFDVDHFKKVNDLFGHSMGDAVLKGIADIVRLHLQEGDVFGRLGGEEFVVALHTPCLIQAEQLAWRLCKAVSESRWPGMGDRNVTLSIGVTLFTSGTLETALHIADEALYEAKGQGRNGVVTRPARV
- a CDS encoding barstar family protein — encoded protein: MTDLSLNTLEDCGILPLHTDEATLRTEALQEGYAFMCVDLGIVTEKQDLLYAFASDLEFPEYFGQNWDALSDCLMDLSWREAEGYVLVLEGTHHLEEALGEDYDILMEILEETIKFWQEQDTPFWVFLT
- a CDS encoding tyrosine-type recombinase/integrase encodes the protein MNKRGHGEGTIGKRPDGTYYASLMVGYQKDGKPLRKWVYGKTRKEVQAKLDQLKELKKRGVTTDLTLAGLMDRWLDFKASQVRPATLESYRMLLDQYVKPEIGDIRLDKLTALNLQEFYSKLPSLSQQKKGKERKPLSARTCKYVHTLIKGILDQAVRWDLLWRNVADQVMPPKAEKKDVEFWDAEEAMRFLEACKSHRLYPLFYLAITTGLRRSELLGVRWEDIDFARGWLKIRHAVKQGMRGVPTEVSKPKTRAGERTIALGEDMLDLLRQVPRDPSGWVFASEAGTPIEPRNLNRVFYDLIQKAGVRKIRLHDLRHSYASLAIRRGIPVKTLAERLGHTDVSFTLNTYAHVYDEQRRAAGLSLADLVQEPVQQSVQQSPQKTDENPEKSEETKSKKRFFGQ
- a CDS encoding helix-turn-helix domain-containing protein, coding for MSESSEVLYLGIPANSLLVQQLVQSITKAVKDSVQVPEGKLLITVEEAAELLGISEARVRGMANAGSLPGVVRNEEGAGKILFKRAVLVQWASTEEVI
- a CDS encoding ribonuclease domain-containing protein, with the protein product MGLNKRWLLGVLLVLTSSVGCARDVPAVKLSQLPREVQNTYQLILKGGPFPYRKDGSVFQNREKRLPIQPANYYREYTVPTPGETDRGARRIVCGPKLDCFYTSDHYRSFRRILK
- a CDS encoding helix-turn-helix transcriptional regulator, with translation MDNLSDLIREAREAKLLTQKELAEAIGVAPETISTWERGANTPRKPILRKVFAYLEIPLKNLEQKKGTAHE
- a CDS encoding antibiotic biosynthesis monooxygenase family protein, which encodes MILEVAILNVIPGKQSEFEQAFEQAQSIISGMKGYLSHGLQKCLEQDSQYVLLVRWETLEDHTVGFRGSPEYQQWKALLHHFYDPFPTVEHYVQVF